The following coding sequences lie in one Bacteroidota bacterium genomic window:
- a CDS encoding orotate phosphoribosyltransferase: MNVADPSTDILAGYLLQIKAIKLSPANPFTWASGLKSPIYCDNRITLSYPTIRNHIRIEFVRLIQEHFGTPDLIAGVATGGIAHGVLVAQELGLPFAYVRSEKKSHGLENLIEGVVNQGQTVVVIEDLISTGSSSLKAVQALRDAGANVKGMLAIFSYNLAQATENFKVHNCPLHTLTNFNILVEKALNDNYIDEQAYASLIEWRKDPKAWSDAR; this comes from the coding sequence CCACAGACATTTTGGCAGGATATTTACTGCAAATTAAGGCAATAAAACTCAGTCCTGCCAATCCATTCACCTGGGCTTCCGGGCTGAAAAGTCCAATTTATTGCGACAACCGCATCACCCTCTCCTACCCTACAATACGCAACCACATCCGCATCGAATTTGTGCGGCTCATACAGGAGCATTTTGGCACGCCCGATCTGATTGCCGGGGTTGCCACAGGTGGTATAGCGCATGGCGTGCTTGTGGCCCAGGAACTTGGGCTGCCTTTTGCTTATGTGAGGTCGGAAAAAAAATCGCACGGCCTTGAGAACCTGATCGAAGGCGTGGTCAATCAGGGGCAGACGGTGGTTGTGATCGAAGACCTCATTTCGACCGGCAGCAGCAGCCTCAAGGCAGTGCAGGCCCTGCGCGATGCAGGCGCCAATGTGAAAGGCATGCTCGCCATTTTTTCCTACAACCTTGCACAGGCAACCGAAAATTTCAAAGTCCACAACTGCCCCCTCCACACCCTGACCAACTTTAACATCCTGGTTGAAAAAGCACTGAACGACAACTACATAGACGAACAGGCCTACGCTTCGCTGATCGAATGGCGAAAAGACCCCAAAGCATGGAGCGACGCGCGTTGA